The window AGATGAATTGTTTCAGGCGATAAACCGCGGAGATGTAACTTCTGTATCTCTTCAGAATCGTAATGCGTTTTTAAGAGACCTTGCAGAAAAAAATGATGCGTATGATTTCTATACCGCAAATTCTTTGAGGATATTTGGTATCTTTTTTAACAGAAATAGATCGGCAGTTGTTGCAGATGAAAATGTAAGATATGCACTTAATGCAACAGTTCCGAGAGAAGAAATTATTGATGATGTTTTGTTTGGTATCGCAGAAAGCGCCACAGGACCGATTCCGCCAACAAAAAATTCAAAGAGTGGTGAGAGTGAGTTGGATGATGCTCTTGAGTTTCTGAAAGAGCGAGGATGGAGTGAAAATGAAGAAGGTGTACTTGAGAAAGACGACCACGAACTTTCTTTTGACCTAATCACAATAGACACACCCGAACAGATTTCAGTCGCAACCAAAGTCAGTCTTGCGTTTGAAAAAATTGGCGGTGAGGTTGATATATTTACAAAATCTCGTGATAAATTTATAGAGGAAAACATAAGACCCAGAGATTTTGAGGCGGCGTTGTTTGGGTATGGGTTGTCACACGGGTTTGATTTGTTCCATTTCTGGCACTCCTCACAGATAAACGATCCTGGGCTTAATATCCCTGCATATGTTAATCTTGTGGTGGATGATCTCCTTGAAAAAGCAAGGGGGGTTGACATTGTGGAGAGGAAAGAGTTATATAATAGTGTTGAGGAAGAAATACAGGATGTATTACCTGCTGTATTTCTCTACTCCCCACTTTTCGGTTATTTGATTCCAAATTCTCTAAAAGGAATTTCAGTGAATGAAGTGATAAGCCCAGAGAATCGTTTTATAAACATAGACAGGTGGCATTTCAGAACTACAAAAGTTTGGAAGATTTTGGCTCGAGAAAACATTTAGAAATATAATTTATATATAGTTAACGAAAATTATGGTTTACAGAAAAAGTACTTCCTCTTCCTCTGATAAGGAAAGGGAGTCAAAAACAAACGCAAAGACAAGTTCATATTTTTCAAGTTCCGACATAAAAAGAAAAAGGGTCGGTGGTGTTCGTTCTGTGGCAAACACAGGTAGTGAGCACAAATGGGGTATGACAAATTCCAAGAGAACGCCTTCAACCACTCCATCAAGGTCATCATCTATAGCCACGAAGAAACCTTTTGAGAATCGTGTCCGAAGAGTAGGCAGAGGCAGAAAAATAATGCAGAAGAAAAAATATATCCACCTTGAACTTTCTGAGAAGCACATGTCGAAAGACTTGATTAAAAAAATACCGCCCATAGCAAAAGGTGATGTTCGCATATTGTTTTTCGGCGGAGTGGAAGAGATTGGCAGAAACAT is drawn from Candidatus Campbellbacteria bacterium and contains these coding sequences:
- a CDS encoding ABC transporter substrate-binding protein; protein product: MDFKLKIVLVLLIIVIPLSYLFSNNTDLTVVVPQDGGVIVEGLVGNVRFINPVIARTQTDKDIASVIFSGLTRLGDNGKIVPNLAESWTVSDDGINYEFKIRDDAIFHDGTKVTSNDVLYTIEAIQDSDVRSPLAITWQGVSVFAPSKDKVIFTLQQPYSPFIYNTTVGVLPSHLWSEGTETYSDIIFHEQNLRPIGSGPYLIEDIETFGDERARKYVLRAFSGNVLGEPYIKTLEFALHDSEDELFQAINRGDVTSVSLQNRNAFLRDLAEKNDAYDFYTANSLRIFGIFFNRNRSAVVADENVRYALNATVPREEIIDDVLFGIAESATGPIPPTKNSKSGESELDDALEFLKERGWSENEEGVLEKDDHELSFDLITIDTPEQISVATKVSLAFEKIGGEVDIFTKSRDKFIEENIRPRDFEAALFGYGLSHGFDLFHFWHSSQINDPGLNIPAYVNLVVDDLLEKARGVDIVERKELYNSVEEEIQDVLPAVFLYSPLFGYLIPNSLKGISVNEVISPENRFINIDRWHFRTTKVWKILARENI